In Bartonella machadoae, a single genomic region encodes these proteins:
- a CDS encoding aspartate carbamoyltransferase catalytic subunit: MTQNTFFPLFPHQHLLGIKNLSAEDLTILLDRADANVNLSKKIDTIKSTLCGCTQINLFFEASTRTQSSFELAGKRLGANVMSMAIGNSSVKKGETLIDTAATLNAMKPDILVIRHSSAGAAALLAQKVDCCVINAGDGAHEHPTQALLDALTIKRTKGRIEGLTVAICGDILHSRVARSNILSLNALGARVRAVAPSTLLPTAIADMSVEVFNTMKEGLKDADVIMMLRLQHERMTGSFIPSIREYFHYFGLHKKNLAYAKSDCIVLHPGPINRGVEIASDIADGPQSMIHTQVEMGIAVRMAVMEALLDSRLRASGEKK, from the coding sequence ATGACTCAAAATACTTTTTTTCCCCTTTTTCCCCATCAACATCTTTTAGGCATTAAAAACTTAAGTGCAGAAGATCTCACCATATTGCTGGATCGTGCAGATGCAAATGTTAACCTCTCTAAAAAAATTGATACAATAAAATCTACATTATGTGGGTGTACTCAAATTAATCTTTTTTTTGAAGCCTCCACACGCACACAATCTTCTTTTGAATTAGCTGGCAAACGGTTAGGTGCAAACGTGATGAGTATGGCCATTGGCAATTCATCTGTAAAAAAAGGAGAAACATTGATTGATACAGCGGCAACCCTCAATGCAATGAAACCAGATATACTTGTCATCCGTCATAGCAGCGCTGGAGCAGCTGCTTTGTTAGCGCAAAAAGTGGATTGTTGTGTCATTAATGCAGGTGATGGTGCTCATGAACATCCAACACAAGCTTTATTAGACGCTCTGACGATTAAAAGAACAAAAGGCCGCATTGAGGGATTAACTGTGGCAATTTGTGGAGATATTTTGCATTCACGTGTCGCGCGTTCTAATATCCTCAGTCTCAATGCCTTGGGTGCTCGCGTTCGTGCTGTTGCACCTTCAACGCTTCTCCCCACAGCAATTGCTGATATGAGTGTTGAGGTTTTTAATACAATGAAAGAAGGACTTAAAGATGCTGATGTCATTATGATGCTACGCTTACAACATGAACGTATGACAGGTTCCTTTATTCCCTCCATTCGTGAATATTTTCATTATTTTGGCTTACATAAGAAAAATTTGGCCTATGCCAAAAGTGATTGCATTGTTTTACATCCTGGCCCAATAAACCGTGGTGTCGAGATAGCATCTGACATAGCAGATGGACCACAAAGTATGATCCATACACAAGTAGAGATGGGAATCGCTGTGCGTATGGCTGTCATGGAGGCTTTATTGGATTCACGCCTTAGAGCAAGTGGAGAGAAAAAATGA
- a CDS encoding acyl-CoA dehydrogenase family protein, translating into MSAVSVQNARKKNAFLSDTLMFRIASTLPKFLLASFEEIGDFVASREAWELSSLANRYRPILRYNDEWGQPIEKLEIHSSYQTLQQYSRQVGLVTSLWENTTSENGVRYQARAIRLALSAGLETGHLNEVIITSATLAALISDGDLFSKWQNVLLSRQYDLSSKPVNRKTAASLTFAFDDVEQQEKYAFNFPSVKKISFDEKVERDLYRLNITKTNVINPIVDGYLVSAELDGHLSCFLVPRIQENGALNGIISIRHLLQRSGESLTPEGVVDFQGCYGWLLGNVGEGIKVIKDIETMMRFDQSVVSAGILRAALQFGIDFFRQKRPDQPLPPLTERIFADIALDIAAAQALVLRLARAFDNAANDRSEAAFARIMVPIIAYHVSQLVIPIIGEIIAQIGIESFVEGNPLSQMLVNSPARIVRNSSANQLVKDAILIAEKAPGLFQKLLEKIAVDIGPAGPRAMEIIKSAVGMASTNEGAGRFFVEQVAYATAAASLRSIDIEHVANAYMESRLGGQWRSSYGMLIARYNAGHLLNVLYPSI; encoded by the coding sequence ATGAGTGCTGTATCTGTGCAAAATGCTCGCAAAAAAAATGCCTTTCTCAGTGATACGCTTATGTTTCGTATTGCCTCTACTTTGCCTAAATTTTTATTAGCAAGTTTTGAAGAAATAGGAGATTTTGTAGCGAGTCGTGAAGCATGGGAGCTTTCCTCTTTGGCAAACCGTTATCGACCAATCTTGCGTTATAATGACGAATGGGGACAACCCATAGAAAAGCTAGAGATACATTCCTCTTATCAAACTCTTCAACAATATTCTAGACAAGTTGGTTTAGTCACTTCACTTTGGGAAAACACCACCTCAGAAAACGGAGTACGATACCAAGCCCGTGCTATTCGCTTAGCTTTATCTGCTGGTTTGGAAACAGGGCATTTAAATGAGGTTATTATCACAAGTGCGACTCTTGCAGCTTTAATTAGTGATGGTGATCTCTTTAGCAAATGGCAAAATGTGCTTTTATCACGACAATATGATTTGTCGTCTAAACCTGTTAATAGAAAAACAGCGGCTTCACTTACTTTTGCTTTTGATGATGTTGAACAACAAGAAAAATATGCTTTCAATTTTCCAAGTGTTAAAAAAATTTCTTTTGATGAAAAAGTTGAACGTGATCTGTATCGTTTAAATATTACAAAAACGAATGTTATTAATCCGATCGTTGATGGATATCTTGTGAGTGCAGAATTAGATGGTCATTTAAGCTGTTTTTTAGTTCCCCGTATACAAGAAAATGGAGCGTTAAATGGTATCATATCGATTCGTCATTTGTTACAGCGTTCTGGCGAATCTTTAACTCCAGAGGGTGTTGTTGATTTTCAGGGATGTTATGGTTGGCTTTTAGGAAATGTAGGGGAGGGGATTAAAGTCATTAAGGATATCGAAACGATGATGCGTTTTGATCAATCCGTCGTATCAGCAGGTATTTTGCGTGCTGCACTTCAATTTGGTATCGATTTTTTTCGGCAAAAAAGACCAGATCAACCTTTACCCCCCCTAACAGAACGTATTTTTGCAGATATCGCACTGGATATTGCTGCTGCGCAAGCATTGGTTTTACGTTTAGCGCGCGCATTTGATAATGCGGCAAATGATCGCTCTGAAGCAGCTTTCGCGCGGATTATGGTACCTATTATTGCTTATCATGTCAGTCAACTCGTCATACCTATTATTGGCGAGATTATTGCACAGATTGGCATAGAAAGTTTTGTGGAAGGCAATCCATTATCGCAAATGTTGGTCAATAGTCCTGCACGGATTGTGAGAAATAGTTCTGCGAATCAATTGGTAAAGGACGCAATTCTTATCGCTGAAAAAGCACCGGGATTATTTCAGAAATTGTTAGAAAAAATTGCTGTTGATATTGGACCAGCGGGACCACGAGCAATGGAGATTATTAAATCTGCTGTAGGGATGGCATCGACAAATGAAGGAGCAGGAAGATTTTTTGTTGAACAAGTAGCGTATGCAACCGCAGCTGCATCGTTACGTTCTATAGATATAGAACATGTAGCGAATGCTTATATGGAAAGCCGCCTTGGGGGACAATGGAGATCTTCTTATGGAATGCTTATTGCACGCTACAATGCAGGACATTTGTTAAACGTTCTTTATCCTTCCATATGA
- the ruvX gene encoding Holliday junction resolvase RuvX, with protein sequence MAIININQVMTHLLPGQVIAGLDLGTKTIGIAVSDMGLTLSNPRPVIQRKKMMEDAHTLIKVFDRENVGVIIIGLPLNMNGSCGPRAQATKTFVSNMKAYTKIPFVLWDERLSTIAAERSLLEMDVSRVKRAAKIDSAAAAFILQGALDRIQSLHHMEG encoded by the coding sequence ATGGCTATTATTAATATTAATCAAGTTATGACACATCTTTTGCCTGGACAAGTAATAGCAGGTTTGGATTTAGGCACAAAAACAATTGGAATTGCAGTTTCTGATATGGGGCTCACTCTTTCAAATCCGCGTCCTGTTATTCAACGAAAAAAAATGATGGAAGATGCACACACCCTTATAAAAGTTTTTGATCGTGAAAATGTGGGGGTTATTATCATTGGACTACCTCTTAATATGAATGGAAGTTGTGGTCCTCGTGCTCAAGCAACCAAAACTTTTGTCAGTAATATGAAAGCATATACAAAAATTCCTTTTGTTTTATGGGATGAACGTTTATCAACAATTGCTGCAGAACGTTCTCTTTTAGAAATGGATGTATCACGTGTTAAAAGAGCAGCCAAAATTGATTCGGCTGCTGCTGCTTTTATATTACAAGGTGCACTCGACAGGATTCAAAGCCTTCATCATATGGAAGGATAA
- the gatC gene encoding Asp-tRNA(Asn)/Glu-tRNA(Gln) amidotransferase subunit GatC, translating into MSVDQETVKRVAHLARIAVHDDETERMTKELNVILGFVKQLNEVDVSSVEPLTSVMPMALRMREDDITDGNIAADIVANAPVTEDNFFLVSKIVE; encoded by the coding sequence ATGTCTGTTGATCAAGAAACAGTCAAGCGGGTAGCGCATTTAGCGCGTATTGCTGTCCATGACGATGAAACAGAACGTATGACAAAAGAACTCAATGTCATTTTAGGTTTTGTAAAACAATTAAATGAAGTCGATGTTAGCAGTGTTGAACCATTAACATCCGTGATGCCAATGGCTTTACGGATGCGTGAAGATGATATCACAGATGGTAATATAGCGGCAGATATCGTAGCAAATGCGCCTGTTACAGAAGATAATTTTTTTCTTGTTTCAAAAATCGTCGAGTAA
- the gatA gene encoding Asp-tRNA(Asn)/Glu-tRNA(Gln) amidotransferase subunit GatA produces the protein MTDLTTLTIAQARDALIKKEFKATELTEAYLKAIELANPTLNAYVAITAEQARKMAAESECRLAKGQGRNLEGIPLGIKDLFATQGVHTQACSHILDGFKPHYESTVTANLWQDGAVMLGKLNMDEFAMGSSNETSYYGPVISPWRKNDSDEKLVPGGSSGGSAAAVAARMCAGATATDTGGSIRQPAAFTGTVGIKPTYGRCSRWGTIAFASSLDQAGPIGRDVRDCAILLKSMASFDEKDSTSVNLPVPDYESYLGQSIKGMKIGIPKEYHMEGMSSEIIDLWQKGINWLKEAGAEISDISLPHTKYALPAYYIVAPAEASSNLARYDGVRFGLRIPGKDVIEMYEKTRSAGFGDEVKRRILIGTYVLSSGYYDAYYLRAQKVRTLVKRDFDQCFASGVDAILTPATPTPAFGIADEKIKHDTVAMYLNDIFTVPVNMAGLPGISVPAGLSSNGLPLGLQLIGKPFAEEVLFQIAHIIEQEAGVFSAKKWWP, from the coding sequence ATGACCGATCTAACAACTTTGACAATTGCACAAGCCCGTGATGCTCTCATAAAGAAAGAATTCAAAGCAACGGAATTAACAGAAGCTTATTTAAAAGCAATTGAATTGGCTAATCCAACTTTGAATGCTTATGTGGCAATAACCGCAGAACAAGCGAGAAAAATGGCTGCTGAATCAGAATGCCGTTTGGCTAAAGGTCAGGGGAGAAATTTAGAAGGAATTCCGTTAGGAATTAAGGATCTTTTTGCCACACAGGGAGTTCATACTCAGGCTTGTTCTCATATTCTTGATGGTTTTAAACCACATTATGAATCAACGGTAACTGCTAATTTATGGCAGGATGGAGCTGTTATGTTAGGCAAGCTTAATATGGATGAGTTTGCTATGGGGTCTTCTAATGAGACGTCATATTATGGTCCAGTTATTAGCCCATGGAGAAAAAATGATTCCGATGAAAAACTCGTACCGGGTGGTTCTTCAGGCGGTTCTGCAGCCGCTGTTGCTGCGCGGATGTGTGCTGGTGCAACAGCAACAGATACAGGTGGTTCAATACGCCAGCCAGCAGCATTTACGGGAACTGTAGGAATTAAACCAACTTATGGGCGTTGTTCACGGTGGGGAACAATTGCTTTTGCTTCATCACTTGATCAAGCGGGTCCTATCGGGCGGGATGTTCGCGATTGTGCCATTTTGCTTAAATCAATGGCTTCTTTTGATGAAAAAGATTCTACTTCTGTTAATTTACCAGTGCCTGATTATGAGAGCTATCTTGGTCAATCAATCAAAGGAATGAAAATTGGTATTCCGAAAGAATACCATATGGAAGGAATGTCTTCTGAAATTATTGATCTTTGGCAAAAAGGAATAAATTGGCTAAAAGAAGCCGGTGCTGAAATAAGCGATATTTCATTACCCCATACAAAATATGCTTTGCCTGCTTACTATATTGTTGCTCCTGCAGAAGCATCTTCTAATTTGGCACGCTATGATGGTGTTCGTTTTGGCCTTCGTATACCAGGTAAAGACGTTATTGAAATGTATGAAAAGACCCGTTCAGCTGGTTTTGGTGATGAAGTAAAACGTCGTATTTTGATTGGTACTTATGTTCTCTCATCAGGTTATTATGATGCTTATTATTTAAGAGCTCAAAAAGTGCGAACATTGGTAAAGCGTGATTTTGATCAATGTTTTGCTTCCGGCGTTGATGCTATTCTCACACCAGCAACACCAACACCTGCTTTTGGTATTGCTGATGAAAAAATAAAACATGATACTGTAGCAATGTATCTCAATGATATTTTTACTGTACCCGTTAACATGGCTGGTTTACCAGGAATCTCTGTTCCTGCTGGTCTCTCATCAAATGGTTTACCACTTGGATTACAACTAATTGGTAAGCCTTTTGCTGAAGAAGTTCTTTTTCAGATAGCACATATTATAGAACAAGAAGCAGGCGTGTTTAGCGCAAAGAAGTGGTGGCCATAA
- a CDS encoding ABC transporter ATP-binding protein produces MDILKIKNLHVHYGAIKAIQNLSMTIKKGTIVTLIGANGAGKSSIVRSITGLNRSVYGEITYKGESIIKKSPEKILRLGIALSPEGRRIMPHLTVLENLHLGAYIRHDKIGIARDIEWVFDLFPRLRERAKQLGGTMSGGEQQMLAVGRALMSNPDMVILDEPSLGLAPLLVKELFSIIQKINDMGKTILLIEQNAFAALSIADYAYILEVGHVLFHGEGKTMLFDPRVKEAYLGG; encoded by the coding sequence ATGGACATTCTTAAAATCAAAAACCTTCATGTTCATTATGGGGCCATTAAAGCTATCCAGAACCTTTCTATGACTATAAAAAAGGGAACTATAGTAACTTTAATCGGCGCCAATGGAGCTGGAAAAAGTAGCATTGTACGCTCTATTACAGGGCTTAATCGATCTGTTTATGGAGAGATTACCTATAAAGGCGAATCAATTATTAAAAAATCACCAGAAAAAATTTTACGTTTAGGAATTGCTCTAAGTCCTGAAGGGCGGCGCATCATGCCCCATCTCACTGTTTTAGAAAACCTACACCTAGGCGCTTATATTCGCCATGATAAGATAGGGATTGCTCGTGATATTGAATGGGTCTTTGATCTCTTTCCGCGTCTACGTGAAAGAGCAAAACAATTAGGAGGTACAATGTCTGGTGGGGAACAACAAATGCTTGCTGTAGGGCGTGCTCTCATGAGTAATCCTGATATGGTAATCTTAGATGAGCCCTCCCTAGGTTTAGCACCCCTCCTTGTAAAAGAACTTTTTTCGATTATCCAAAAAATTAATGATATGGGGAAAACCATTCTTCTTATTGAACAAAACGCATTTGCTGCACTGTCTATTGCTGACTATGCTTATATTCTAGAGGTCGGACATGTTCTATTTCATGGTGAAGGTAAAACTATGCTTTTCGATCCACGTGTTAAAGAAGCATATCTTGGTGGATGA
- a CDS encoding branched-chain amino acid ABC transporter permease, with protein sequence MVKSVANCLSCISILILIGFLFYADNHFNDYTLRIINLIAINAILAISLNLIYGFTGMFSLGHAGFMAIGAYVCAILLLSPEQKEMMWILDPIAEPLHHLQFPFFIAVVVSGLSAAVVGLLIALPVLRLGGDYLGIATLGFAEIIRIVITNASSITNGSLGIKGIPQNATLWWNYGWLAFTVLFIILLLRSNTGNVLRAIRDDEIAAKTMGVNAFFYRSFSFTVGAFFAGIGGALMAALISTIDPKMFNFLLTFNILMIVVAGGLGSITGSIIGSIIITVMLEWLRIIESPFDLGFIHIPETPGLRMVVFSLLLLVIILFWRKGLLGQHEFSWNGIYSFLTRKKLSNTEGKL encoded by the coding sequence ATGGTAAAATCAGTTGCAAACTGTCTATCCTGTATCAGTATTTTGATTCTTATTGGTTTTTTATTTTATGCTGATAACCATTTTAATGATTATACACTGCGTATCATCAATCTTATTGCTATTAATGCGATATTGGCAATTTCGCTTAACTTGATTTACGGTTTTACCGGTATGTTTTCTCTAGGACACGCTGGTTTCATGGCCATTGGTGCTTATGTATGTGCGATTTTGCTTCTTTCCCCTGAACAAAAAGAAATGATGTGGATTCTTGACCCTATCGCTGAACCATTACATCATTTACAGTTCCCTTTTTTTATTGCCGTTGTTGTCAGTGGTCTGTCTGCTGCAGTTGTCGGTTTATTAATTGCTCTTCCTGTCTTACGTCTCGGTGGTGATTATCTTGGAATTGCAACATTGGGGTTTGCAGAGATTATTCGTATTGTTATTACCAATGCCTCATCGATAACAAATGGCTCTTTAGGAATTAAAGGAATCCCCCAAAATGCGACATTATGGTGGAACTATGGTTGGTTAGCCTTTACAGTTCTCTTTATTATTCTCTTACTACGAAGCAATACTGGTAATGTACTACGCGCCATTCGTGATGATGAAATCGCTGCAAAAACAATGGGAGTTAACGCTTTTTTCTACCGGAGCTTTTCCTTTACTGTTGGTGCATTTTTTGCAGGTATAGGAGGAGCATTGATGGCTGCTCTTATTTCAACGATTGATCCCAAAATGTTTAATTTCCTACTCACATTTAATATTTTAATGATTGTTGTTGCCGGTGGACTTGGTTCAATTACAGGAAGCATTATTGGCAGCATTATTATTACCGTCATGCTTGAATGGCTTCGTATTATTGAAAGTCCTTTTGATTTAGGTTTTATACATATTCCAGAGACACCTGGGTTGCGTATGGTTGTTTTTTCTCTTTTATTGCTCGTCATTATTTTATTTTGGAGAAAAGGGTTGTTGGGACAACATGAATTCTCATGGAATGGAATTTATAGCTTTTTAACACGTAAAAAACTCTCTAATACTGAGGGAAAATTATGA
- a CDS encoding branched-chain amino acid ABC transporter permease: MSTEMFIQYFFNALALGSLYGLIAIGYTMVYGILRLINFAHGDIFMLGAYFVFFSTISFMPAWAAILLLLLAVLIYYAVFIGFKKRPSTVWSGVFLILVLGFLYYFKIAPQDFTPIWILALCFSIFITSAVGVTVDQFAYRPLRHAPRISALIGAIGVSFFIENLATVLFSGVLKGVKQPDFLVTPFLWHLESGAGGIIRIAPMSLIVPTVSFILIISLLWIIHKTKPGLAMRAISHDIETTRLMGVSVNKVIAFTFGIGSALAAIAGIMWSLRYPQIHPYMGVLPGLKAFIAAVIGGIGSIPGAMLGGLLLGFIEIMIIAFFPALSGYRDAFAFVLLILILLIMPTGLMGKKSQEKI; the protein is encoded by the coding sequence ATGAGCACTGAAATGTTCATCCAGTATTTTTTTAATGCACTGGCATTGGGATCTCTTTATGGGCTTATCGCTATTGGTTACACCATGGTGTACGGTATATTGAGACTCATTAATTTTGCTCACGGTGATATTTTTATGCTAGGAGCATATTTCGTTTTCTTTTCCACAATTAGCTTTATGCCTGCTTGGGCTGCGATTCTTCTTTTGCTGCTAGCCGTCCTTATTTATTATGCGGTGTTTATAGGTTTCAAAAAGCGCCCTTCAACTGTTTGGAGTGGTGTTTTTTTAATCCTTGTTTTAGGATTTCTTTATTATTTTAAAATTGCACCTCAAGACTTTACACCAATTTGGATATTGGCTCTGTGTTTTTCCATTTTTATCACAAGTGCCGTTGGTGTTACTGTTGATCAATTCGCTTATCGACCTCTGCGTCATGCTCCTCGTATCTCAGCGCTTATCGGTGCAATAGGCGTTTCCTTTTTTATTGAGAATCTTGCTACTGTACTCTTTAGTGGTGTCCTTAAAGGTGTAAAACAGCCAGATTTTCTTGTAACGCCATTTCTATGGCATTTAGAATCAGGAGCAGGTGGAATTATTAGAATTGCTCCAATGTCTCTGATTGTTCCCACCGTTTCGTTTATTCTCATTATTTCTCTGTTATGGATTATCCATAAAACAAAACCTGGACTTGCTATGCGTGCAATCTCGCATGATATTGAAACAACGCGTTTGATGGGGGTTTCTGTCAATAAAGTTATTGCATTTACCTTTGGCATAGGTTCAGCACTTGCTGCTATCGCGGGGATTATGTGGTCGTTACGCTATCCTCAAATCCATCCTTATATGGGTGTTCTTCCCGGACTTAAAGCCTTTATCGCTGCCGTTATTGGAGGTATTGGCTCTATTCCAGGGGCGATGTTAGGAGGATTATTACTCGGATTTATTGAAATTATGATTATTGCATTTTTTCCCGCACTATCTGGATATCGAGATGCTTTCGCTTTTGTTTTATTGATTCTGATTTTATTGATAATGCCTACGGGATTAATGGGCAAAAAAAGTCAGGAGAAAATCTAA
- a CDS encoding ABC transporter substrate-binding protein: protein MQLKKILTSLAAIMAFVTNVYANDPIKIGVYLPLSGQNAFGGQLEIRGIELAHKQVPEILGRKVELIVIDNKSDKVEAANAVMRLTASEKVSGIIGTYGSSLSLAGGEISEKAKTPTIATSSTNPLVTQGKKYYFRACFIDSYQGIGIATYVRQTLHAKKAAILKDISSDYAIGLASYFTRAFKKLGGEVISNLNYNSGDQDFSAVLTQIIAQNPDILFIPSYFSEGAIIMKQARELGAKFKIMGGDAMDNPETIMIAGEAAEGFLHTTLPYSEDMPNMSTAAQEFTNKWKEAYPDKEPNINSVLGYTSYMMFMKAIENAGSADREKITLELSKLKDFPTPFGDMSMDENHNPKIPIGIIEIKGGKRVYLDEVKPAF, encoded by the coding sequence ATGCAATTGAAGAAAATCCTCACGAGCCTCGCAGCCATCATGGCGTTTGTAACGAATGTCTATGCAAATGACCCCATCAAAATTGGTGTTTACCTCCCATTGAGTGGTCAAAATGCATTTGGGGGACAATTGGAAATCAGGGGTATAGAATTAGCACATAAGCAAGTTCCAGAGATATTGGGACGTAAAGTAGAGCTTATTGTTATTGATAATAAATCTGATAAAGTAGAGGCTGCTAATGCTGTTATGCGTTTAACTGCCAGTGAAAAAGTTAGTGGAATCATTGGGACTTATGGCTCTTCACTTTCATTGGCTGGTGGAGAAATATCCGAAAAAGCAAAGACTCCAACCATTGCAACCTCTTCAACAAATCCGCTTGTTACACAAGGTAAAAAATATTACTTTCGCGCTTGTTTCATTGATTCCTACCAAGGCATCGGAATTGCAACTTATGTACGTCAAACTTTACATGCAAAAAAAGCGGCTATTCTCAAAGATATCTCAAGCGATTATGCAATTGGGCTTGCCAGTTATTTTACGCGTGCTTTCAAAAAACTAGGTGGTGAGGTTATCTCAAATTTAAACTATAATTCTGGAGATCAAGATTTTTCAGCTGTTCTTACGCAGATTATAGCGCAAAACCCTGATATCTTATTTATTCCATCTTACTTTTCTGAAGGTGCGATTATTATGAAGCAAGCGCGCGAACTAGGTGCAAAGTTCAAAATTATGGGTGGGGATGCTATGGATAATCCAGAAACCATCATGATTGCAGGAGAAGCTGCAGAAGGTTTCTTACATACGACGCTTCCCTATAGTGAAGACATGCCGAATATGTCAACAGCTGCGCAAGAATTTACAAATAAATGGAAAGAAGCTTATCCTGATAAAGAACCAAATATCAATTCTGTTTTAGGATACACCAGTTATATGATGTTTATGAAAGCTATTGAAAACGCTGGTAGTGCTGATCGTGAAAAAATTACTCTAGAACTTAGCAAATTAAAAGATTTTCCAACACCTTTTGGTGATATGTCTATGGATGAAAATCATAATCCTAAGATTCCTATTGGTATAATTGAAATAAAGGGTGGAAAACGTGTCTATTTAGATGAAGTCAAACCTGCTTTTTAA
- a CDS encoding cold-shock protein: MTRKDTLKDCSLSEDSIGSCGEIIEISGVIKWFDGSKGYGFIVPDLPNFPDILLHVTVMRRDGFQTALEGAKVICAVEKTERGLKCVQVKSIDCSSAVHPSEIPARTHVVVTPESGLERAIVKWFNRDKGFGFLSRGQGTEDIFIHMETLRRFGLAELRSGQVVLVRFGKGEKGLMTAEIYPDIGAPFATH; the protein is encoded by the coding sequence ATGACGAGGAAAGATACATTAAAAGATTGTTCCCTATCTGAGGATAGCATAGGTTCTTGTGGTGAAATTATTGAAATTAGTGGTGTCATTAAGTGGTTTGATGGTAGTAAGGGCTATGGATTTATTGTGCCTGATCTGCCTAATTTTCCCGATATATTATTACATGTTACGGTCATGCGGAGGGATGGTTTTCAAACAGCTTTAGAAGGTGCTAAAGTTATCTGTGCGGTGGAAAAAACTGAGCGAGGGTTGAAGTGTGTTCAGGTGAAATCTATAGATTGTTCTTCAGCGGTTCATCCGTCAGAAATTCCTGCACGTACACATGTTGTTGTGACTCCAGAAAGTGGTTTGGAGCGTGCCATTGTCAAATGGTTTAATCGTGATAAAGGGTTCGGTTTTCTTAGCCGTGGGCAAGGAACAGAAGATATCTTTATTCATATGGAGACTTTGCGTCGTTTTGGTTTAGCAGAGCTCCGCTCTGGTCAAGTTGTTCTTGTGCGCTTTGGTAAGGGAGAAAAAGGCTTGATGACGGCAGAAATCTACCCAGATATAGGGGCTCCATTTGCGACGCATTAA
- a CDS encoding DUF192 domain-containing protein encodes MLKLFRRRIIITLLLFFTLGVGMTVAQKPIEIPVHPVPLKIQTKQGMVSYEVEIAFTRSQGMAGLMYRTDFPRDRAMLFKQQGNNPLEDKQEFSLWMANTPLPLDMIFLNAEGVIVSIVEKTTPFSTNVISSKVPAAFAIEVNAGEVSEKQIEKGQRVFHPAICGKCEDHTK; translated from the coding sequence ATGTTAAAGCTTTTTAGAAGAAGAATTATCATTACATTATTGCTATTTTTCACATTAGGAGTGGGTATGACTGTAGCACAAAAACCAATAGAAATCCCTGTTCATCCAGTTCCTTTAAAAATACAAACAAAGCAAGGGATGGTCTCTTACGAAGTAGAGATTGCTTTTACGCGGTCTCAGGGAATGGCTGGTTTAATGTATCGTACTGATTTTCCACGTGATCGCGCAATGCTTTTTAAACAGCAGGGAAATAATCCGTTAGAGGATAAACAAGAATTTTCTCTGTGGATGGCAAATACACCTTTGCCTCTAGATATGATTTTCTTAAATGCTGAGGGGGTTATTGTGTCGATTGTTGAAAAAACGACCCCATTTTCAACAAATGTTATTTCATCAAAAGTTCCTGCTGCTTTTGCAATTGAGGTTAATGCTGGTGAAGTTTCTGAAAAACAAATAGAGAAGGGACAGCGTGTTTTCCATCCTGCTATTTGTGGAAAGTGTGAGGATCATACAAAATGA